One Nostoc sp. UHCC 0302 DNA window includes the following coding sequences:
- a CDS encoding single-stranded DNA-binding protein, whose amino-acid sequence MNSCVLLAEIIQEPQLRYTADNLGVTEMLVQFPNSQRLEDPPATLKVVGWGNLATEIQQNYHQGDRVILVGRLSMNTVDRPEGFKEKRAELTVQQIQPVGGSFDTDPLSSASITPSFTETTPRQPSSPPVSSPGKDAPSYDSPRPAATPVTTNVGVIPQVTNPEPIPQPTYERTTYAPVKQEEPDPDDIPF is encoded by the coding sequence ATGAACAGCTGCGTTTTGTTGGCGGAAATTATACAAGAGCCGCAACTACGCTATACAGCCGATAACCTGGGAGTCACGGAAATGCTGGTGCAGTTTCCCAATAGCCAACGCCTAGAAGATCCGCCAGCCACGTTGAAAGTCGTAGGTTGGGGGAATTTAGCCACAGAAATACAGCAAAACTATCACCAAGGCGATCGCGTCATCTTAGTAGGACGCTTAAGCATGAATACTGTTGATCGTCCAGAAGGCTTTAAAGAAAAACGTGCTGAATTGACAGTACAACAAATTCAGCCTGTAGGTGGTAGTTTCGATACTGATCCATTATCCTCGGCAAGCATAACTCCATCATTCACAGAAACTACCCCACGACAGCCATCCTCACCACCTGTATCTTCCCCCGGGAAAGACGCTCCTAGTTACGATTCACCGCGTCCAGCAGCTACTCCAGTTACAACTAATGTTGGCGTCATTCCCCAGGTTACAAACCCTGAACCCATACCCCAACCAACATACGAGCGAACTACTTATGCCCCAGTAAAACAGGAAGAGCCAGATCCAGATGATATTCCCTTTTAA